The Branchiostoma lanceolatum isolate klBraLanc5 chromosome 3, klBraLanc5.hap2, whole genome shotgun sequence DNA segment CCCCAAACAGCCCTGAACTACCAGGCAGGGCCAATTTTTCCGATTGGGACCTAAACATAACTTGTAATGGTTTATGATAACTTGTGAAAATATACCAACCTTTATCACAGTGTTCCCCCGTCCAGTCCTCGTCACACAGACATGTGTAGTTCTTCAGTCCGTGTACACAGGTCCCATGATCACATGGGGAGATCTGGCACTGCCGAGCTGTGAAAGGTGTCAATTTTAATTAAGAGTGTCATTCTGTTTTCTACCTGTCAACAAGCAGCTGCAAAGGTTACTTATCTTCATTGCCAACGGTGAACCAAGCAGCTACGACGAAAAGTATTCGATGTATGTTTGTGAATATGctcaaattggcaggtattatGAATTATTTATTGTAAGCAATATACCAGGCATTCGAGCATTGTGTATAATAAACGCTATGGTTTTATAGGTTTTAGATGATAGCAAAATAGAAGTATTCTGTGTTGATTATGTTGATGAAAATTTGATTCAGGGAAATCCTTACCCGCACACAGGGCGTACATGTCGTTGTAGTCGTCTCCGTTCAGTTGGCCGCCGTAGTTGTACCTGATCCCGTGGCTGTAGGCGTGCCGGGGGTAGTACACAAACGTGTAGTTCAGGGCCTGACAGGTATAATCTGACGTGGTCCCACACAGCTTGTTGGCGAGAGATGTTGTAGTTTTACAGTTGACTCCGGCGTGGTCGAACTTGATGCAGTTGTCGCTGTAGTAGTATGTGTGATGACACGGGTCGTGGCCTGTGTACCAGCAGGGGTAGCTCATCCCTACCCGCTCACACGTGGCCTGGATGTTGGCATTCATCATCGTGCCTAACACACGGATTTTAAAAAAGGCCCACCCGTCCCAGGTTGTCAGGTACTCCTGATGGCCTTGTAAAGAGGAAAATACAACTTAGATTCTAGAACTTTCCGAGAGTGTCGGCATAGCCACCCTTCCGCGTAACACCGGCAAAACAACATCTAACATATCAATCAACGCAATCATGGTAAGGAGAATTTTTCcgttttgtgttttcttttatatcGTATTTTTCGTTCACGCAAGCTACCCGGTCGGGCCCCGCtttaaaatgtgaccctagcataaccggTATGTAACACATCAATCAACGCAATCTTCCACATATTAGTAATGGTTCTTACCAAAATTGTGAATTCTGTTCTTTGCAGAAAAAACATCTGTTGTATCATAGTCATAGACATTTCCTTGATATCATGCAAGAAATATTCTGCATGTTACCCAATATCGTAGGCATTGCTGGTGAAACATATACAAAATTCCTTCAACTTGACGCTTTGTAAATGGTTACATGTATGCCACTAACGTTACGCTATTGCATCACATAAGCGTATATTTCGTATGTTTGTATGAATAACCAGTCATCCTTACTTGCACACAGAGCGTACTTGTCGGTGTAGTTTGCCCCTGTCATTCCCCAGTGGCCAGTGTCGTAGTCAAGGCCGAAGGCGCTGTCGTCAGTCTGCCAGCCGGGGGAGTACACGAAGGTGTCGTCGAGCGGTTCGCAGGTGTGGGCCTCGACGGTCCCACACAGCAGGTCCGAGATCGCGTTCAGGGTACGACAGCTCGCGCTGCCGCCGTCAAACGCCACACAGTCCGCCCTGCCGTGGCTGCACGCCCCGTGGCCGGTGTAGGAGCAGGGGCTCCACATCCCCGCCTCCTCGCACGCGGCCTTGACGTTGGCGTTCGTCATGGGGCCGACAGTGGGCACTTTGTGGAAGTCCCACTCGCCAATAGTGGCCAGATACTCTTGCTGGCCTGTCAGATTTTAGAAAAATCATAATTTAGTATCTAGtcacatttttaaaaataaatggTCCCAGGAACCtttagtggcgtcgtgttgaCGTAACGGTTAGgctgtttggcccagaacccagacgTCCTGGGCTCGAATCCCacgacatgccaccgatgttgtgcactggggaaaggcacttaacacgacttttctcactccactcaAGTGTGAAAATgcgtacctgacttcggttgtggaggtaaaaggcggcgATGAAGAGGggtgggctccgccttccaatatcgcgcactagacacagtggatgacagcccactgcccctacagcctcaaaaaaggCTATTTACCTGCCTGTCTATACCTTTATTTCGAATTCTTTTATCATATTCAATCCACCCAAAACATGATGAGAGTACATTCTCTCTACAATTCAAAGCTTTATGAATATGTTGGATCTTGTCTTTTGTTCGATCTTTTCGAATATAGCATACCCACCTGTGGAAGAGCCCGTCCACGCGACGCAAACCGCCACAAAAAGAAGAAGCCCTGCCATCCTTGCCGCCGGTCAGGTTAGAGTCCGACTTTCTATGGTGTCGTGTACGGTAATCCGTCCGTATGTGTATGTTTACTCCTATACCTCGTCCCTAGGCCATGGGAACCACACACATGACTGGGGGATGGGTGTTATATTTATGGAACAGCGTCACTGGTAATCAGGTCATCTGTAATATTGTGTACTAACCCTGGTATATCTTTGTATGAACAATACGCGTCCATCATACGAGTGCAACCTTAAAGCTACTAAACCAGATAAAAACTTTGAAGGCAAATCTCTTTTTACTAGGTGCCGAAAAACGTGGTTTCCTCGTAACATAAGCTTTATATAAAAATGAATGGCCACTGTACTGCAAAGTTAGCACATAACAGGACATGTACGCAATGGCAGTACTTGAAGCGCTAGATAAACATGAATGTGTGTATTTTATCTAAAGGGTCACGACCCTACATCCGTCCACCTGTATACCTTGAACAATCAGTAACTTCATATAATCTGTCTAACTGTTATGGAGCAATAAAACTGTTATTCAACCAAAAAAAACGGACTAGCCAGAATTTTCGGCTGAATCGCTCAGTCCTCTTAAAGTTATCTGATCAAAGAGGACTGAGCGTTCCAGTCGAAAATTCCAATGAGTCCAGTCTTAGAGTCGGATAACAGTTGGTTCTATAATGCAATTCTCCATCTCAGATTAACTCTCATTCTAACTGTTAGAATTTCTGTTGAAGGTACCGCCCGAGATGTGGTAGATGTTAACTACTGTATGTATTGCAGCAAGAACAGACAACCCAAACATGACAACACCACTAAAACTTCATGGACCTAAGATTGAACCAGGAACGGCAGAGGGGTCGCATCTCCTCCTGTTGTTTACCACCATTCTCCCGGTTGCTCAGCTGTGTGATTCTCATAGCCTTGTGGCTCAAAAGAAATGTTCACTTTTGACCAACTTCTCCTCGTCAGCAAGATATTAGGTGATGGCTGTCTTCTCATGGCTggtgaaaaaaagttttaaaaaaaagaagctaaTGCAAACAAAGCAGAACATTCATACCTGGGTGAAATGTACAAGTTATTGTCAGAAAGCTGGGAGAGCGTGTGAGTGAAATTGATGGCAACCAATCTATGACAAATCTGAACACAACATACTTCTTTTCTCCCTTCTCGACCTCTTTTCGAGCCACAATAAAACAATCAAAGAAGCCGGTATTTTCCACAaaccttttttattcattttggtCTTCTTCCATGACAAATAACAGCCGTTAATAAGACATAAGCTTCCTGGGTTTTATCTGGTAATTTGCATGTACCGAGGGCAAGCCGTTTAGATAAATCTGATGAAGGTTATGATCACATGTTAGTCACTAAGACAGTAGTACCCAGCAGGGCCATTCTCCTTACACGTGAGACCCGGTCCACAAGAGGCCTCGCCGCAGAAACCTGAACTGGTGAGCCTCTTTTCAGATGGTACTGCCGAGgaagacaaaaatgtattaGATGACATGCCAATGTCGTGCTTTGTCTTTAATGAATAGTCATGTTTGGTCAAAGATGAAATGGAAATCTCTTTCAATGTCGACTAGACGGACCAGCCTCCAGGGCGTACAACTTATCCAGCATTGGCCACCATACTGAATCTACTAAAATAACTCTTTACCAATACTGACATAGTATCATGTGTATGTACGGGATGAAAACACTTGTGGCACTGACTACTCTCAACAAGCCATTGATTCATCATACATGCAGGCATATCAAAGGATATCAGAGAAAGAGGACTTTGGTTTACACATGGAAGCTCTTATACAGAATTTCGAAAGCCGGTAACTGGCAAAAAAACGTACCTGCACAGTAAATCCCGCCATTTTGGTTCACACAGGCCCAGTCCAACGGACATGGATTAGGGTCGCACCAGTCAACTGTGAGTACGATAGGAAATGTTGATATTGAATACAGATCGCCTGTGTAGGCGACTACTCCAATTagtttacaaagaaagaaattctGTTTGCAAGGATCAAGAGTCAAGAGTTAACAACCCCAGAGCACATTGGAAATCGCTAAGATGGCGACATGTCCCCCCTGGATGAATAAAGAatatcaaatgaaatgaaaatgaaacacaTGACAGCCTACGATAGATGAAATGCAAAAACCATGATGAAGCATTTCTCAATCTAAAGATCATTCCAGCAGAAGGATCGGACAATAGATTTTGTTTGCTACAAAAGATTGAAAACTGAATGTAAGTTTAACTGTTCATGGGGGTGTGTGTGTAAGGAAGAACGTGTTACCTGTCTCACAGAAGGTACCGGTGAATCCTTTACGACAGTCGCAGAAGACAGTTGAATCACCAAAACAAGAGGAGCAGTTCCCTCCATTTTGGCACTCGTTGATTCGGCATGTCACAGCCTCTAAAGAACAACAGAAGAGAAACATTTAGCACCGGCGATTTTATCAACATCATTTGCGATACGCTCTAAAATATTTGCTTTATATCTTTATATCTTTATACATCAGTGTAGTAAGCTGTACATGGAATAGGTACAAGTACTGTTATGTGTTTTCTTAATCCCATTATTTGTTTATCCCTGAAAGTAGACAATCTGATTAGTTAAAGGCAACGTTAAAGGCACTGTTAATCAGACTTACCTGACTGGCAGACGTAGTTGTGCTCCTCTGCGCATGCCTGGTAGGTTCCCGTGTAGCCTACGTCACTATCAAGCAACACGCACATGTCCAGGTCCGCAGTCGAGTACATCCAGGATGACGTCACTACAACGCATGATTCAGAAAACGAAATAATCACAATACAGACTAATTTTTAATGCTTAATgtttaggtcaatgggaacaatccaagggaccgacaaaatggccgctatgcaaaggtgactgcttatacaggtttgactgtactcgcGACATTTGTAAGATGCCAATTGGTTAATGATACACCAAAAACTGTCTCTATGTGCTTCATTAGataatactagtacagtatcagtTGTGAGAAAAAGCTACTAAGGTGACCGTTATGCCTGATGAGAAAAGTAGTGCGTTATGGTCTAACTTGAACATATAACACTAATATTGCATGGAAGTCAAAAGTAATATGTCATTAGGCcattgttaatttgattatatggatgacatcctctgggaaccttTAATAAATgcatgcgaataaaaaaaaaagctttgcaATAAAAAGCTACctccattatgaaatctacgtggtcaggaaggttgaacatatgactaaacacacagagtatggcataCCGAATAATCGATTCTTCATTttcgttctttcacatcttcttctttgactttggcattctacaccATTAGCATCCATTCTCCGAAATATATTTTggcaatttacggcatgtattTGCTCATTCTGTAGCTTCTTTGTACAATCACCAGTATGgttcttttgtgtgtgtgtggtaacGGACGACATttgatgcgcgcggatgtcatccttacaatcaaatcaacatgtcctTACCGGAAAGGGGTGTTCCATCCGCGCATGTGCACAGAGACATGGGCGAGATCTTGTTCGATGTCCAGTACGAGACGTTCCGTCCGTCGTCCAGATAGCTGGCGAGCACCTGTTGGTCAACGGGTTCGTTGACTTTGGCCAGATGACCTTCCATGTTCAGGCACGCCATAGAGGCCTCCTGGTTGGGCAGAAGGTCAGCAGAGATCCAGTAGCACTTGTCGGTATGGAGCACTGCAGTGGACAGAAATTAAATGCAAGAAACAAGCATGAATATACCTAAAGTAGATCCTCACAAACATCTAGATATCTAAATCCCAGTGTGATATGTTAGTTTTCGTAGTtactgacaaaaaaacaaagggGGAAATGAAATTTGGTTCCAACTTGATGGATTCACGAAATGTAATAAAAAGAGGTTAAACGAAGTTCCTTGAGGCGATTCTTACAATGAATGTCCATCAGTTTTTACACTGACtgtatatgtaaagaaatatgGGCAATGCTGAGCTTTACAGGAAACTTCCCTCCTGTAACCCTTATTCCAATACCTGTAAAATGTGACATTTGGAAGATAAGAAAGAGTATACGTAGAGAGACTACCTGTTTCACAGCTGTTTCCGGTTGTTTGTGGAGGACAGGTGCAGCTGTAGCCACTCTCCTCATCCACACAGGTTCCCCCGGATAAACACGGATTACTGCTACAGCTGTCAGTCACTGGGGAAAAAGTAAACTACTCAGAAAACTATGATAACAGCCTTGACGTAGTTAGCTTGAAGGTGGAAGAAAATCATCTAAGCTATTCTACGATCGGCCTGTAGTAGATAGATGTACAAATATTataagtgtgacaggtcgttcacagcaatataaccagctactaCCGCGCCGCGTGAATCTACCGGCTATATGctcgatttacacacaagttttgaGAGTCGACTAgaggctgtgtgtgaggagctttgggctggaTTTTTTCTACTAGAAAACGATACTTCAGTGTCtcgggttctccttgcacagtcctggctcgactccaagtcgactcaacaATGTGTGTGTAAACCTGGCCATAGATAGGCTGGAGAGACTGTTCACTCACATGTATCACAGTGGGGTCCACTCCACCCGGCGTCACACAGACAGGTGTAGTTCTTCAGGCCTTGCGCACAGGTCCCGTGAACACATGGGGAGATTCCGCAGTGCCGGGCTGAAAAATCACACcaactttgtcattttgtcacaCCAAGTTAGAGAAAGCCACTTACCGATACAATGTTGACTTCTTCAAGTACAAGTTATCAATCTATCAGGGAAATTTGATTTCCAGCTAAATAGGCACATTAAAGTTTTTTACTTGGAAGCAATGGGTGGGAGTAAAACGAACTACTGTTCAGAGAATACTAAATACTTCATCAGTTAGCCACAACCACAGAATATCACTGAATACGTGAATGCTCGACAATTTTAGCGAAAATCATTTAAGCTGTTCGGAATGACCACTCATCCAGAGTCGCGACTAACCTGTACACAAGGCGTACATGTCGTTCTTCCTGTATCCGCTCGAATCGAACCCGTTCTGAACCACGCCGTAGGCACTATCACGATAAGCGGCGGGATATTTGACATACGTGTTGTGCAGAGCCGGACAGCGGTACGCGTACGCGATGTCACACAGGCGAGAGGAGAGGAACGCCAGGGTGTTCTGGCAGGTGCTGGAGGTGAGGCCGAAGCTGACACAGTCGGCTGACCAGTGGGAGGTACACGTACCCAGGCCTGTACCGTAGCAGGGGTAGTCCATCCCCGCTAACTCGCAGGTGGCCTGTAGGTTAGCGTTAGTCATCGAACCTTTCACACGAACTTTGTAAAAAGGCAGTGTATCCCAGGTGGTCAGGTACTCCTGTTGACCTTGTAGATgaaaagaagacattgaacaaTGTTAATGATATACAACTGTATTCCATGCTTACTactacttttgatattgttGATAAATATGTACATCGAAATATATAAGGAGTTGGGTAGTGGGTGTGATCATTCCATGTTGAAGATCCACCAATATAATTTgaaattggaaaataaaaactaCACAACATCGAAGTGTAGGAGTACGCTTGTCATCTGCGTAGCGttattgtttgaacctttgtttatcaaTGAGAAGCTCAAATAGGCATGCAGGTcgattttcattgaggtcatgagggaagaggtaagggtcagataaaatataacagagatacagattacatcattaTTGGTAATTTGATATCAAATAAGTTTACGTTTACATCAAAGGAAACTCAAATATCCTCACCTGCACACAGAGCGTACTTGTCGGTGTGATTGGCCCCCTCCATGCCCCAGTGGCCCGTGTCGTAGTCGACTCCGTACGCGCCCTGGGAGCCTGGCTGGTACACAAAGGTGTCATCTAGAGCCTTGCAGTCGTGTGCATCCGCGGTCCCACACAGCGAGTTGGACAGAACGCTCAGGGTACGACAGCTTCCGCCATTGGAGCCGTCCAACGTGACGCATTCTGACGTCCAGACGCCGGTACACGTCCCGTGGCCCGTGTAGTAGCATGGGTGCCACAACCCCTCGGCCTCGCACGTGGCCTTGACATTGGCATTGGTCATCGGCCCTGAAGCACGAACCTTAAATAGGTCCCATCCTTCAAGGGTGGTGAGATATTCCTGTTCACCTGAttatgaaataaacaaatgaaaaataaggGAAACATGGAAAAATGAGAAAGTGACAGGACGGCTTCTATTGTTTGTATGGCATGATTATGTCGCCCTTCATAACATTATTCGAATCATACCATAGATCTAAACAGCACATTGGTACATATCTGTTAAGTGATTATTAATATATTCTTAGGATAGTAATAGTCAACATTAAACAAACAACGTCGAGACACAATTCAAAACCTTTGATCTTAGAATAGTAACACTAAATACACATTAAGCACAATTTGACAAAACTCCTACTACAGACGTTAGTATGTTACAAACCACTCGCTCCTAACTTTTCAGGTAAACTCTAATGTTCCTTACACCCTCTTCCACAAGAGGCTGGGACCGCGCTGCGACAACTGAGCACCCAAAAACTCAATGAATTCCATTTTTTTAGATCATACTTTAACATCGTACACCATATTCTAACTATAACATCAAGGACCACACACGTCCAATTTTGGTTGTTTTACGGTAGCTCAGCAATCGCCGTCTATAGTGGAAAGGGGTACAACGCATCATGTAAAATATATCATAGTTCGTTCTATTAACCATTTATGCTACCCTTAGGCTGGTTTATCACAATGATTGTATATGGAACTCGTAATGGGTTACTTCAGTCATGATCAGAACAGAGTTGTCTGTTGTTCTTTATCTGTGAAAAGGAATATTGCAATTTGCATGAAACACATACCTAGGTGATTGTTACTATTCAAAGAGCTAATAAAGTCATCTCAGTTCAATTCTGTGACATGACAGGAGTTGTGCACTTTTCAAAGCGTAGGCAACACGTAAAGTGTGTTATGTATTTTCTAGATTCTTAGTAACTGTTCTGATAATGACATTAGCACTGTACCCACCTTGTGAAAAAGCCGGCCACGCGCTGAGAGCAGCGACAAACGTTAACAGGACGAGACTCCACATCTTTGCTGCCCGTCGGGTCCAGACTACGTAATGTGTGTAAGGCTATTACAAACGCTGCGGTACATACCCCGTGACAAGGTCGTGAGAAGCGTACAGCTGACTCACAGACAGAGGTGCTATTTTTGTGGCTGGGCATCGTACCGTAACGAGATCCCTCTCATACATTTTCGGACACAAAGGTCTAAGCTAGCGAAGAATAGCATCATTCACTCTTTCGTTACGTgctgataaaacaaacaaacaagcaaacaaacaaacaaacaaacaaacaaacaaagacagtacagtcaaacctgcctatagcggtcactcaagggactggccaaaatcgaccgttatggacaggtggccgctctatagaaacggttgatttcacgagcaataagtggcacatgttttctgtacccactgagaaacatttattcacatcataaaacctccttgttcacatacatgtaatcaaacttggtctaccgaccacttccacaagacgacccgatgctcggctcaagatgactgctttcggtaggtccggatttttccacaagcaatttataaagtccaagtcgatccatcgatccgcccccaatcccggagcacatgcgaccaaaatgttgccgaagacaaccgtgtcattttcaattgcgcggcgacatcatttatcagcaaataattgcggaatttcacggtaaaatcagcctgtttgggtcggattccttgccgggagaaaaaaaaacaaaacaaaaaacagctgcaagatggctCCTGTGAGGTCAAAGGGtcatgggatagtctactgtaatgtgggtgcagctgcaatgtgtgagttatgattttactctacattagatagtacaaaatgtaaacttatttcgtcaaagaagttctttgaataaagagaacagaatatacaaagaatggatgacttaATAACCTTTtcttagaggataaaaggcatctgtatttttttaacaaactgctcgcccatggtactactagtgaagtaacccaagtaaacaaagcgtcccgctaggaccACGCGCAAGAGGCtctgtttgtctgcaaatttctggcgtctttagcggttttggaaattcaaaacccacaccaggagcaaaataaaaccatgcacaacattttcatgggtaacactgcagctataatgacaattttttttctgccgagatttgaaagaaggttcccgaatcttgcggcgaccatgcgccgggaccgttatcggcagtgtttccagacccgcgggaccgaaaatcgtgtggccgcgaccgcgttggacaggtgaccgctatagccaaattcttaatgcttatgtcaatgggaaaaatcgaagggaccgacaaaagtgaccactatgggcaggtggccgctatgcaaaggtgaccgctaatacaggtttgactgtagtagatAAAAATCAGACGATACCACCAGCTGGATATGTTATGTTTTTCTAAAACGGCCACTCAGAGAAGTAGGGTACCTCTTCAACTCGGCTTTTATTGTTTGTTCGGGAATACAAGGTATATTACAGGTAACGTTAGCCTTCGTCGCAGTCTCTCGCTCTTAAACCTTTATTTAGTCAGGCTAACGTTACAGGCAGGAAAGCAAAAGCATGTTCCTCTAGGGGGAGCCAATTTTCAGTTTTGATAGATACCAAATTGTCATTGACTGAGAAATTAGAAAGTTTGTCGCAAGGGCCAAAATGCCACCGGCTTTTCGTACGTCGGCCACGGATACAGTTGGTTGGGCCTGCCTCAATCTGATGCAAATCCAACCGGGACCGCAAGAGGACGCAGTGCAGAAGCCAGAAAAGGGCAGTCCTTACTGGAGTTGCTCAGTACCACCATGGAAAAGTTTTATAACGTTACCGACAGTTAGTTAGTGGGTGAGTGTGATAACGCCAGCTTACACCATCCATTACATAAAtaaatgttgattttgttttcttttacgcCCTGCTGTGTGTGGAGATGTAAAAGCCAATGTAGAGAAAAAATAACCCTTGAATCAATGGTGTGCGGATGTGTAAATAGTGTCATAGATTGACCTTAACTCTTTAACACCGGTAGTTACTTTGTCAACTAATCGATTCCGTAACATTGGCACGTTCCTCTGAAGCAGCCTGAAGCATATTTATTTAATGGTTAGACAGTCTACGCAAAGAGACAACAGAGAGGGGATGGTTCAAGTTGTACTGTTTAATTGGTAAAGCAAGAAGTGTTGAAGGCCAATAGATGCGCCTTTGGGCCATATTTGACATAGACCATACATTGTGCAGAGCAACTTGTCACTTGGCCATGGGTCGCTTCTGGCTTGCAGTGGCCCCTGGTCCCACATCAGCCACTGATGCAGAAGTACCCAGCCGGGCCGTCCTCCATACAGGTCCGCCCGGGACCGCAGGACGACTCGGTGCAGAATCCAGAAAGGCCAGTTTTCATTCGGGTTGGTACTGTAGTGGAAGAAATTCAATGTATATTGATACTGTCTATTCGGATGAATCAAAACTTTTCACAATTAAAGGTCACTTTCCTTATATTGCAAACGTTTAAGCCATGACTGAATGTCAAGAGACATAGGATGTCAGTGGTTCTTAGGCAGTGAGTTCAGCAGACATACACGT contains these protein-coding regions:
- the LOC136430136 gene encoding neurogenic locus notch homolog protein 1-like, translated to MWSLVLLTFVAALSAWPAFSQGEQEYLTTLEGWDLFKVRASGPMTNANVKATCEAEGLWHPCYYTGHGTCTGVWTSECVTLDGSNGGSCRTLSVLSNSLCGTADAHDCKALDDTFVYQPGSQGAYGVDYDTGHWGMEGANHTDKYALCAGQQEYLTTWDTLPFYKVRVKGSMTNANLQATCELAGMDYPCYGTGLGTCTSHWSADCVSFGLTSSTCQNTLAFLSSRLCDIAYAYRCPALHNTYVKYPAAYRDSAYGVVQNGFDSSGYRKNDMYALCTARHCGISPCVHGTCAQGLKNYTCLCDAGWSGPHCDTLTDSCSSNPCLSGGTCVDEESGYSCTCPPQTTGNSCETVLHTDKCYWISADLLPNQEASMACLNMEGHLAKVNEPVDQQVLASYLDDGRNVSYWTSNKISPMSLCTCADGTPLSVTSSWMYSTADLDMCVLLDSDVGYTGTYQACAEEHNYVCQSEAVTCRINECQNGGNCSSCFGDSTVFCDCRKGFTGTFCETVDWCDPNPCPLDWACVNQNGGIYCAVPSEKRLTSSGFCGEASCGPGLTCKENGPAGYYCLSD
- the LOC136429385 gene encoding uncharacterized protein; this translates as MAGLLLFVAVCVAWTGSSTGQQEYLATIGEWDFHKVPTVGPMTNANVKAACEEAGMWSPCSYTGHGACSHGRADCVAFDGGSASCRTLNAISDLLCGTVEAHTCEPLDDTFVYSPGWQTDDSAFGLDYDTGHWGMTGANYTDKYALCASHQEYLTTWDGWAFFKIRVLGTMMNANIQATCERVGMSYPCWYTGHDPCHHTYYYSDNCIKFDHAGVNCKTTTSLANKLCGTTSDYTCQALNYTFVYYPRHAYSHGIRYNYGGQLNGDDYNDMYALCAARQCQISPCDHGTCVHGLKNYTCLCDEDWTGEHCDKVIDSCASNPCVSGGTCTDEVGGYSCTCHPHTTGKNCETVLHIDKCYHFSNDSLPYQEASAACNSMGGHLADIKDSGDQQLLASYIQLGYDVSTWTSTSTSVSPFGLCDCTDNTPLSATIPWMQRSAKIDICVLLDSSVGYMGTYQSCNEQHQYVCETNVTSCQPNVCQNGGICSSCFDGSSIFCTCPQGYTGTYCEKV